In the Drosophila biarmipes strain raj3 chromosome X, RU_DBia_V1.1, whole genome shotgun sequence genome, one interval contains:
- the LOC108033012 gene encoding uncharacterized protein LOC108033012 codes for MSKLSETKIPITEFLEAYRRQPCLYNSQMDSYKNRSSREEAYEAIIRSLKIPQLTVVDIKLKIKSVRTVYSKELRIWMREKELGRSYEPKLFWFKLADSFLRSVSLSHCKRAKNQHVSAAAQTAVKTKEPLTPSSKLLFTAAADISMSEDALEEEEEETEGETEEGPPDHGKPSAGSCIISMAADQARCGKDELIIDDSSLCLVEQQQQHQHHHQQGHPQHPGSTPAQRKPKYSLALDAAGEDELVIFGQSIASQLRTITDSYSRSVAKLRIQQVLFEAETGQFQSTEVNSTQLQHTF; via the exons ATGTCAAAACTGAGCGAAACCAAGATCCCGATCACGGAGTTCCTGGAAGCGTACCGCCGCCAGCCGTGCCTCTACAACTCGCAGATGGACTCGTACAAGAATCGCTCCTCCCGGGAGGAGGCCTACGAGGCGATAATCCGCTCACTGAAGATCCCCCAACTGACCGTGGTGGACATCAAGCTGAAGATCAAGAGCGTGCGCACCGTCTACTCCAAAGAGCTGCGCATCTGGATGCGCGAGAAGGAGCTGGGCCGGAGCTACGAGCCCAAACTATTTTGGTTCAAGCTGGCCGACTCCTTCCTGCGCTCTGTTTCCCTTTCCCATTGCAAAAGG GCGAAGAACCAGCATGTCAGTGCAGCCGCCCAAACGGCGGTCAAAACGAAGGAGCCGCTGACGCCCTCGAGCAAACTGCTCTTCACTGCCGCCGCTGATATCAGCATGAGCGAGGATgcgctggaggaggaggaggaggagaccGAGGGCGAGACGGAGGAGGGTCCGCCGGACCATGGCAAACCGTCGGCGGGCAGCTGCATCATTTCCATGGCAGCGGACCAGGCTCGCTGCGGCAAGGACGAGCTAATCATTGATGATTCCTCGCTCTGTTTagtggagcagcagcagcaacatcagcatcACCATCAGCAGGGTCATCCTCAGCATCCCGGCAGCACGCCGGCGCAGCGAAAACCGAAGTACAGCCTGGCTCTTGACGCCGCCGGAGAGGATGAGCTTGTGATCTTTGGCCAGAGCATCGCCTCCCAGCTGCGCACCATCACGGACTCGTATTCGCGATCCGTGGCCAAGCTGCGCATCCAGCAGGTGCTGTTCGAGGCGGAAACTGGACAGTTCCAGAGCACCGAGGTCAATAGCACGCAGCTCCAACATACCTTCTAA